One window of the Lytechinus variegatus isolate NC3 chromosome 3, Lvar_3.0, whole genome shotgun sequence genome contains the following:
- the LOC121410987 gene encoding coiled-coil domain-containing protein 66-like codes for MNRGEGLRIAAKAKSGNSIGHMFKDTKTKPKKFGYKSKTQSYPVRKNVHGISDEGNQQLSKTIGRKPAEQQKSTNKQNGSLKREVLNQRNASHTTKAQDQKEKTKNNFVDKNKKALSKKEKILKQADTVTLTQDQLNAILKTIGTAGESAGAPRFSIDAGELKVNLSSINEQTAETENEKENVASTDVEEPVISLNQDSNNNNNDQATQEDASHEERTKESPRTTDPVQKQSPRMGQSDIINTIGMTEQNDKSLMEKKKQQWKRELDAQLAAKKAAQEKDGRGRRGRSQNEENSGWNPWGQPGGGAPLRSSVDVLSPRDNPAMSHGHPSPGRSSRGQESNDMLSQSISGVTHIERQRNVPAAMRSSFVIGGIANERNDELKRKEKQQWLQDLEKQKRETREKKEQEKASKRALESAVAQHWAEPIEHPPSRMISRMDNKVNQVQDDSRVMSRMAAEKKERAKETDQPKSAPLNSSRSPHTIDEVSPRPHIRPSNTLIDPAEMERREAQKKKHMEHMAFVQAQVEEKRRKKQEALALRRQEEAEQERKLAEERDRLARDFEHEQEKVRKKEEAAAAKQRVLEESMQNAHEAAMREKHAERMRKLQRQGHDVTNLRKSWEEKRQSPEVSPRLPVQVTVSHPQPDLKPATSINFSPRREKGPSADLQGIPQTAASHIQDAATSPINEVSTQTDVLDENYISPRLIEAIRRASEGAEYKPKSKKRSDQEKSKHPAEGGRRKDKGVKVVSIKEEVSEQKASKGRKNTDAAKPKWGQNAQSKKGIKNSDKDMSMSKRKREERLRKRQEELISLQEKSAPRRSQTKQTHVENEGQGRKSRADTKLSHHSDEKESKATKVQRERAGSRREEAMLAQERVMSQQQSRKEFRPSSSDDSYSTQTPTLGNNDFVPFMRTEDDELLEGNISISPAPAPPRPAPKTNDASPSRTSRHSRQSHREMDPLLNPDRLKDKEHRQEEILMQLSTLRQGLLMKQRELEIGLSPSSPVII; via the exons ATGAATCGAGG gGAGGGCTTGAGGATAGCTGCCAAAGCTAAGTCTGGAAACTCGATTGGTCATATGTTCAAAG ATACAAAGACTAAACCAAAGAAG TTTGGGTACAAATCCAAGACTCAGTCCTATCCTGTCAGGAAGAACGTCCATGGCATCTCTGATGAAGGAAATCAGCAACTCAGCAAAACAATTGGTAGAAAACCAGCTGaacaacaaaaatcaacaaacaaacaaaatggtAGTTTGAAAAGAGAAGTTTTGAATCAGAGAAATGCTAGTCATACTACCAAAGCCCAGGATCAGaaggagaaaacaaaaaataatttcgttgataaaaacaagaaagctctgagtaagaaagaaaagattttgaAACAAGCAGACACAGTGACTCTTACTCAGGATCAACTTAATGCAATTCTCAAGACTATTGGAACAGCCGGTGAGTCAGCTGGAGCTCCAAGATTCTCAATTG ATGCTGGTGAACTGAAGGTGAATTTGAGTAGCATCAATGAGCAAACTGCAGAAACtgaaaatgagaaggaaaaCGTTGCTTCAACAGACGTTGAAGAGCCAGTAATCTCTCTCAATCAagacagtaataataataataatgatcaggCAACTCAGGAGGATGCCTCTCATGAGGAGAGGACAAAGGAGTCTCCAAGAACAACTGACCCTGTCCAAAAGCAGTCTCCTAGGATGGGACAGTCAGATATTATCAACACCATAGGCATGACTGAACAGAATGACAAGTCTTTGATGGAGAAGAAAAAGCAGCAATGGAAGAGGGAGCTTG ATGCACAGCTTGCTGCAAAAAAAGCTGCTCAGGAGAAAGATGGAAGGGGCCGGAGGGGTCGCAGCCAGAATGAAGAGAACTCTGGATGGAATCCTTGGGGGCAGCCTGGGGGTGGGGCCCCACTCCGGAGTAGTGTGGATGTTTTGTCTCCTAGAGATAATCCCGCA ATGAGTCATGGTCACCCAAGTCCAGGTCGAAGTAGCAGAGGTCAAGAGTCAAACGATATGTTGAGTCAGTCAATTTCTGGTGTTACTCACATAGAGAGACAGAGGAATGTACCAGCAGCAATGAGAAGCTCTTTTGTCATTGGG gGAATAGCTAATGAACGAAATGACGAAttgaaaaggaaggaaaaacaACAATGGCTTCAAGATTTAG AGAAACAGAAAAGAGAAACTAGAGAGAAGAAAGAGCAGGAAAAGGCCAGCAAGCGTGCCTTAGAATCGGCTGTAGCACAGCATTGGGCAGAGCCTATTGAGCATCCACCATCCAGGATGATATCTAGAATGGATAACAAGGTTAACCAG GTACAAGATGACTCTCGAGTGATGAGTAGGATGGCAGCTGAGAAGAAAGAACGGGCTAAGGAAACTGATCAACCAAAAAGTGCTCCCTTGAACTCTTCCCGTTCTCCTCACACCATCGATGAGGTTTCTCCCAG ACCACATATAAGACCTTCCAATACTTTGATTGATCCAGCTGAAATGGAGAGAAGAGAGGCCcagaaaaagaagcatatggaACACATG GCTTTTGTTCAGGCCCAGGTGGAGGAGAAACGGAGAAAGAAGCAAGAGGCTTTGGCTCTAAGACGCCAGGAAGAGGCCGAACAGGAGAGGAAGTTGGCTGAGGAGAGAGATCGTCTTGCAAGAGACTTTGAGCATGAGCAGGAGAAGGtgaggaagaaagaagaggctGCTGCTGCTAAGCAAAGAGTCCTTGAAGAGAGTATGCAGAATGCACATGAAGCAGCCATGAGGGAAAAACATGCAGAAAGGATGAGGAAGCTTCAAAGGCAGGGACACGATGTCACCAACCTTAGGAAAAGCTGGGAAG AAAAACGGCAAAGTCCTGAGGTATCCCCTAGACTTCCTGTCCAGGTTACTGTATCTCATCCTCAGCCTGATTTAAAACCAGCTACCTCAATCAATTTCTCACCAAGACGAGAGAAAGGTCCCTCTGCAGACCTTCAAGGGATTCCTCAAACTGCAGCCTCTCACATCCAAGATGCTGCAACTTCCCCCATCAATGAAGTATCAACACAAACTG ATGTTCTGGATGAAAACTACATATCTCCCAGACTGATTGAAGCCATACGACGGGCAAGTGAAGGAGCAGAGTACAAACCTAAGAGCAAGAAACGTTCTGATCAGGAAAAGAGCAAGCATCCTGCGGAAGGAGGTAGAAGGAAGGACAAAGGAGTGAAGGTGGTTTCTATCAAAGAGGAAGTGTCAGAACAGAAAGCTAGCAAGGGTAGAAAAAACACTGATGCTGCCAAACCAAAATGGGGACAAAATGCACAAAGCAAGAAGGGGATTAAGAATTCTGATAAGGATATGTCAATGAGCAAACGTAAAAGGGAAGAGAGACTGAGGAAGAGACAGGAGGAGTTGATTAGTTTACAGGAGAAGAGTGCTCCCAGGAGGTCTCAGACCAAGCAAACTCATGTAGAGAATGAGGGTCAAGGAAGAAAATCAAGAGCTGATACAAAGCTGTCACATCACTCGGatgaaaaagaaagtaaagCTACCAAAGTGCAGCGTGAGAGAGCAGGTTCAAGACGAGAGGAGGCCATGTTAGCACAAGAAAGAGTGATGTCACAGCAACAGAGCAGAAAGGAGTTCAGACCGTCTTCCAGTGACGACAGCTACAGTACGCAAACACCAACACTTGGGAACAATGACTTTGTACCATTCATGAGAACTGAGGATGATGAGTTACTTGAAGGTAACATATCTATTAGCCCTGCTCCTGCTCCACCAAGACCGGCCCCAAAGACAAATGATGCATCACCGAGCAGAACATCCAGGCATTCTAGGCAATCACATAGAGAAATG GATCCATTGTTGAATCCAGACAGACTGAAAGATAAAGAACATAGACAAGAAGAAATTCTTATGCAGCTCTCAACGTTAAGACAG GGTCTTCTGATGAAGCAGAGAGAGCTGGAGATAGGTTTATCACCTTCATCACCTGTGATTATATAG